A window of Candidatus Poribacteria bacterium genomic DNA:
ATATTAAAAAAAGTCAAAATCTTCCGAAAGAAGACTCTTCCGTTCATTTTACCGGGGCTATTGTCGTACAGCAGAAAGCGACCCCTGCAGGCAATGTTCCAAAATATGAAATTATTGATGGGCAGCAACGGTTAACAACTTTTCAAATCATCCTATGTGTGATAAGAGATATATGCAAATTACACGGGTATAATGAAATTGCGGGTGATGTAAGGCGCTATATACGAAATCAAGGTATGCTACTCAGTGAAGATGAACGATTTAAACTCGTTCCCACTAAGTTTGATAGAGTCTCATTTGTATCCTTAGTTAATGAGCAAGCAGATGAGAGTACGGGACGGATCCATTTAGCATATCTTTATTTTAAAGAAAAAATTAATAATTATGTGAAGGGCGATCAGGAAAAGGCACTTTCCTTATTTCGTTCTATACTACACTACTTTGGCTTTGTTCAAATACTCATTGATGGTAGTGATAAACCTGAAAAAATATTTGAATCACTCAATGCTAGAGGCAAAAATCTACTTCAATTTGATTTGCTTAGGAATGACTTGTTTCTTCGTGCTAGGTAGTGTTTACATTGTGGCTCCGGATCCAGTCATGGCAAGGCTTCCATAGTTCTGCAATATCCATTTGATCTATAGACGTAAATTCTGATAGGCACTGACTTCCGGACGATTTTTATGATGGAATGTAAACACAACGTAGTGAGAATAGAGATAGTTTGTACGAAAAGTACTGGGATCATTTTGAAGACGCTTACTGGGATCCAGAAGAAAAGTCCGGAACGTCATGTGAATTGTTTCTCCAACATTTCCTTATGGCAAAGTTAGGGACAGAGAGTGTTAAACCAGAATTCAACGTGTATCAAAGACGGTATTGCGAAAAAGTGAAGGATACCTATGGAATAGAACATGAATTTTCTGAATTAAAGCGGTATTCCGATATTTATACGGAAATGACAGATTGTGCCGATAATTCAGAAATAGGACAGAGAATGAAGTTTTATCAAACATTCAACCTCACAACGTTGCATCCCTTCATATTATTTGTAAAATGCGAAGTGGGTGTGTCTGGAAACGAACTAACTCGCGTCTTTGATATTTTGGAGTCTTATACGATTCGACGTATGCTGTGTTACGGGGGTAGACGCAGTCTTCTGAGATTCAACGTCTTTTTTTCTCAAAACATTAGAGACCTGAAGAAGAACGGTTTTAGTTTAGAAAAGTTCAT
This region includes:
- a CDS encoding DUF262 domain-containing protein, giving the protein MDVTKATVNVLFEPSVQYGIPLFQRHYVWDEENQWQFLWEDIKKSQNLPKEDSSVHFTGAIVVQQKATPAGNVPKYEIIDGQQRLTTFQIILCVIRDICKLHGYNEIAGDVRRYIRNQGMLLSEDERFKLVPTKFDRVSFVSLVNEQADESTGRIHLAYLYFKEKINNYVKGDQEKALSLFRSILHYFGFVQILIDGSDKPEKIFESLNARGKNLLQFDLLRNDLFLRAR